From one Methylocystis iwaonis genomic stretch:
- the virB11 gene encoding P-type DNA transfer ATPase VirB11 — protein sequence MNYNIPIGTKDDARESLWVTLPRYLRQAAEPIREWLQNPDVVEICVNRPGEVWVEALGVPHMQRFEVEALTQDVVRRIAEHVAGNTNQSVNETTPLLSAGMPHGERFQGVLTPATPHGGGFSIRKQVISDLTLEHYETLGGFDNVRVRGAENADKGFLSEEERELSTLLKVNTPTGMRNALSFAVKNHFTAIISGGTSSGKTTFLNALLKEIPETERVISIEDTAELKPPQPNWLSLIASKGGQGLANVTVQSLLEASLRLRPDRLFVGEIRGAEAYTFLQAVNTGHPGSLTTLHANSTEGAFERLALATLEAGRGLTKAEIDRYTRFVVPVVVQLSRRPRRGVAEIYFNRFV from the coding sequence ATGAATTACAACATCCCAATCGGGACAAAGGACGACGCGCGGGAGTCGCTGTGGGTGACGCTACCTCGCTACCTGCGCCAGGCGGCGGAACCTATCCGCGAATGGTTACAAAACCCTGATGTCGTCGAGATATGCGTCAATAGACCGGGCGAGGTCTGGGTTGAGGCGCTTGGCGTGCCGCATATGCAACGCTTTGAGGTTGAAGCGCTGACGCAAGATGTTGTTCGCCGGATAGCTGAGCATGTGGCGGGCAACACAAATCAAAGCGTCAATGAGACGACGCCTTTGTTGTCGGCCGGGATGCCGCATGGCGAGCGGTTTCAAGGCGTACTGACTCCAGCGACGCCCCACGGGGGCGGATTCTCCATTCGCAAGCAGGTTATTTCTGATTTGACGCTTGAGCATTATGAGACGCTCGGCGGATTCGATAATGTGCGGGTTCGGGGCGCTGAGAACGCCGACAAAGGTTTCCTCTCCGAGGAAGAGAGGGAGCTGTCGACGCTCTTGAAGGTCAATACGCCAACGGGGATGAGAAATGCGCTCTCCTTCGCCGTGAAGAACCATTTCACGGCGATTATTTCGGGGGGAACGTCGTCTGGAAAGACCACGTTCCTGAATGCCCTGCTCAAGGAGATCCCCGAGACGGAACGGGTCATTTCGATAGAGGACACGGCCGAACTGAAACCGCCGCAACCGAATTGGCTATCGCTGATCGCATCCAAGGGCGGGCAGGGGCTCGCGAATGTGACAGTCCAAAGCTTGCTTGAGGCGAGCCTACGCTTGCGGCCGGATCGGCTGTTTGTCGGGGAGATTCGTGGGGCTGAAGCCTATACCTTCTTGCAGGCGGTCAACACGGGCCATCCAGGCTCTTTGACGACGCTTCATGCGAATAGCACGGAAGGCGCGTTCGAGCGGTTGGCGCTTGCAACATTGGAAGCCGGCCGCGGGCTAACGAAGGCTGAAATCGACCGATACACGCGCTTTGTCGTTCCGGTCGTCGTGCAACTGAGCCGCAGGCCACGTCGTGGTGTAGCGGAAATCTACTTCAATCGCTTCGTTTAG
- a CDS encoding TrbG/VirB9 family P-type conjugative transfer protein produces MPFEKDNVVMLYGTMGVSTMIVFGEDERIATVAMGDTLAWQAVPDQSKRFLFLKPLDRDAATNMNVVTNKRIYNFVLKPGTIGGERAVYKLRFTYPDEESSARLLNQAREMAAWPNLKGLTWENMNLDYVYKGREITKPANVFDDGVKTFFYFEGDVPAIFQVNSDMTETLVNYRREGRWIVVDKVAGQWTLRHGDESTCVFNLRGRKEEMPRVDVTDVQPTLQAQHAPTENVFERVLSTLAASQQ; encoded by the coding sequence GTGCCGTTCGAGAAAGATAACGTCGTGATGCTTTATGGCACCATGGGCGTCTCGACGATGATCGTTTTCGGTGAGGATGAACGGATCGCAACGGTAGCGATGGGCGACACGCTGGCATGGCAGGCGGTGCCCGACCAGTCCAAACGCTTTTTGTTCCTCAAGCCGTTAGATCGGGACGCGGCCACGAACATGAACGTCGTCACAAACAAGAGGATTTATAACTTCGTCCTTAAGCCCGGAACGATCGGGGGCGAGAGGGCGGTTTACAAACTGCGTTTCACCTATCCCGATGAAGAGAGCAGCGCTCGCCTTCTCAATCAAGCAAGGGAGATGGCGGCGTGGCCGAATTTGAAAGGACTGACGTGGGAGAACATGAACCTCGACTACGTCTACAAAGGCAGAGAGATTACCAAGCCCGCAAACGTCTTCGACGATGGCGTGAAAACCTTTTTCTATTTCGAGGGTGACGTACCCGCGATCTTTCAAGTCAACTCAGACATGACCGAAACGCTCGTAAATTACCGTCGCGAAGGAAGGTGGATCGTGGTGGATAAGGTCGCGGGGCAATGGACCTTGCGTCATGGCGATGAATCCACCTGCGTGTTCAATTTGCGAGGTCGCAAAGAGGAAATGCCGCGCGTCGATGTGACGGACGTTCAACCGACGCTGCAAGCGCAACACGCGCCAACCGAAAATGTATTCGAGCGGGTGCTTTCGACGTTGGCCGCCTCGCAACAATAA
- a CDS encoding type IV secretion system protein — MNDIIGKFFAAIDTQALTVVQSLYETLATALEPIFFLGLTVYIAMWGYQMMFGRAPLHAWTILWNVARAMLIYTLAFKWAEYSAIVSDVLTKAPDSFATAVCNAMGGTNCGSPEASVSNGLTTLWMAALDAAKKIMAGGGTFSSVGLAIVAGLLLVVTLVFLAIACSLVLLGKLALFVVLGLAPFFVAMALFDASSFLFNGWMREAIKHALVPVIVYGMVGFFIKLGQNAINNLSTITDFTSAMTVVAPFVLLMFIGWFVLPQSIAIAASIVGGHALRDPLTPMVQGRMVSAGERGWNNFTGGFAAARNALALRLANARAAGMSQGTNTMFDGGSGGASAVGRQIQAALRNVRR; from the coding sequence ATGAACGACATCATTGGGAAGTTCTTCGCCGCGATTGATACGCAGGCGTTGACCGTAGTGCAGTCACTCTATGAAACGTTGGCGACAGCGCTTGAACCCATATTTTTTCTGGGGCTGACCGTCTACATAGCGATGTGGGGCTATCAGATGATGTTCGGGCGTGCGCCGTTGCACGCCTGGACGATCCTATGGAATGTTGCGAGAGCGATGCTGATCTATACGCTCGCGTTCAAATGGGCGGAATATTCGGCAATCGTATCTGATGTCTTGACGAAGGCGCCCGACTCGTTCGCGACGGCTGTGTGCAACGCGATGGGTGGAACGAATTGCGGTTCGCCGGAAGCGTCGGTCTCAAACGGGCTTACAACGCTCTGGATGGCAGCTCTCGACGCCGCGAAGAAGATCATGGCGGGAGGTGGAACGTTCTCGTCGGTCGGGTTGGCCATTGTGGCGGGTCTTCTTTTGGTGGTCACGCTCGTATTCTTGGCGATAGCATGCTCGCTGGTGTTGCTCGGCAAATTGGCGCTGTTTGTGGTACTTGGACTTGCGCCGTTCTTCGTGGCGATGGCGCTTTTTGACGCTTCGTCCTTCTTGTTTAATGGATGGATGAGGGAGGCGATAAAGCACGCGCTCGTGCCAGTTATCGTTTACGGAATGGTCGGCTTTTTCATTAAGCTCGGCCAGAATGCGATCAACAATCTTTCGACGATTACCGATTTTACGAGCGCGATGACGGTGGTAGCTCCCTTCGTGCTCCTCATGTTCATTGGCTGGTTCGTCCTGCCCCAATCAATCGCAATCGCCGCCTCGATCGTGGGCGGACACGCTCTGCGCGATCCCCTAACGCCAATGGTGCAAGGCCGGATGGTGAGCGCGGGAGAGCGTGGTTGGAATAACTTTACGGGCGGGTTTGCGGCTGCAAGGAACGCTTTGGCGCTGCGTTTGGCGAATGCGCGAGCCGCAGGCATGTCTCAAGGCACGAATACGATGTTTGACGGCGGGAGCGGTGGCGCGAGCGCGGTCGGTCGACAAATTCAGGCGGCGTTGCGCAACGTGAGGCGCTAG
- a CDS encoding type IV secretion system protein, with product MKKLVLIASGFALFSGGAFAQVPVIDNATLTQATQTASNTASIMQTNQQILDTVNQTLQAVTGNRSTDSIAQAALGGGFSMSGAPDFSSILGGSAMAWGNLGQFGNLASQIINGLNLVKSLSGNLSGPLDGTDMAYQGAVNTTGALMGMVSGAQTASKTRSSSFQSAGGQIGSAADIKGSIDQNSQLQVQTGLTINELIGVVNGTNAALNAQQMQELAGASKLANVMTFDPAKMTLVGN from the coding sequence ATGAAAAAGCTTGTGCTGATCGCGAGCGGCTTCGCGCTTTTCTCTGGCGGCGCATTTGCCCAAGTACCAGTTATCGACAATGCCACACTGACGCAGGCGACACAGACGGCGTCGAATACCGCAAGTATCATGCAAACAAACCAACAGATTTTGGACACTGTAAATCAGACGCTCCAGGCCGTGACAGGTAATCGCTCGACGGATTCGATTGCTCAGGCCGCTCTCGGGGGTGGGTTCTCGATGTCGGGCGCGCCGGACTTTTCGTCGATCCTCGGCGGCTCGGCGATGGCGTGGGGCAATCTGGGGCAGTTCGGAAACCTCGCCTCGCAAATTATCAACGGTCTGAACCTCGTGAAAAGCCTGTCGGGGAACCTGTCCGGTCCATTGGACGGAACGGACATGGCCTATCAAGGCGCGGTGAACACGACAGGCGCGCTTATGGGGATGGTGTCGGGTGCGCAAACTGCGTCGAAGACGCGAAGCTCGTCATTCCAGAGTGCCGGCGGGCAGATCGGTTCTGCGGCGGATATTAAGGGCTCGATCGACCAGAACTCGCAATTGCAGGTACAGACCGGCCTGACAATTAATGAGTTGATCGGCGTTGTGAACGGAACAAACGCCGCGCTCAACGCGCAACAAATGCAGGAACTGGCGGGAGCATCGAAGCTCGCAAACGTGATGACCTTCGATCCGGCAAAAATGACGTTGGTGGGGAACTAA
- a CDS encoding VirB4 family type IV secretion/conjugal transfer ATPase, giving the protein MQQWLKRSIKFGSRASLEIPVARHLPFLRHADARTIVTKDGHFVSVVKMGGFCFQTADQAEIDMRLTARNTVIRAMNDSRFAVYSHIVRREVSPTIGGRVDNWFARELDRRFMASLADKRMFVNDLYFTVIRRGFQGRVGLAESIGKYFRKSLGADEAEFRREAMQELRDVVSNLEKEFRRYQPRVLKAVRRGDGVFSEPCEFFIQLVNGGIPQPVALPRMGLDQYLAPKRVTFGKKAFEVRGASEDETRFGAMLSIKEYPPYSGAGMIDGLLRIPAELIVTQSFSLADRAPVLSLVKKVERQISASDEAGTEVEEAIATARNELLTNRTVLGEHHLTVQCLGRSLKELDRCLQAANEELQSMGTIVVREDMNGEPCFWAQLPGNFGYIARRALISSRNFCGFASLHNFAVGKADGNRWGPAIAILETTSQTPYYFNFHRRQVGSFTVVGPTGSGKTVALGFLLCEAMRISPRPRVAFFDKDRGADPLIRALGGRYEALIPGRPTGFNPLHVPDTPVDRAFLNALLQFLVRPRDGGDLSAEQQKIVESAVEQVFEIPVRERRFDEVPDLLRGRERASHDDLASRFQVWLKSRGWLFNNATDVWDASSGIFGFDMTLVLDDADIRTAALAYIFHRIESMMDGTPLIMVIDEGWKILDDRKFATFLNDKLKTIRKLNGIIGFGTQSARDIVTAEKGHTVLEQTLTNLFFPNPRADEESHRVRFGLSHQEFKWVKDTSPESRQFLIKHDHDSVIAKLDLSSMQDFVKVLSGNVETVAECEELRERLGDAPEKWLPVFCGWEKESRHAR; this is encoded by the coding sequence GTGCAACAGTGGCTCAAACGATCAATAAAATTTGGTTCTCGCGCTTCGTTGGAAATTCCTGTCGCGCGTCATTTACCGTTTTTGAGACACGCTGACGCTCGGACGATCGTGACGAAAGACGGTCATTTCGTCAGTGTCGTGAAAATGGGTGGCTTTTGTTTTCAGACCGCAGACCAAGCCGAAATCGACATGCGGTTGACAGCCCGTAACACTGTTATCCGGGCAATGAACGACTCTCGTTTTGCGGTGTATTCGCACATCGTACGGCGAGAGGTGTCCCCGACGATCGGGGGGCGGGTCGACAACTGGTTTGCCCGCGAGCTGGATCGGCGGTTCATGGCGAGCCTCGCCGATAAGCGGATGTTTGTGAACGATCTCTATTTCACGGTGATCCGGCGCGGGTTTCAGGGCCGCGTGGGGTTGGCTGAGAGCATTGGAAAATATTTCCGCAAGAGCTTGGGCGCGGATGAGGCCGAGTTCCGGCGTGAGGCGATGCAGGAATTGCGTGATGTCGTCTCGAACCTCGAAAAGGAATTTAGGCGCTATCAACCCCGCGTTTTGAAAGCAGTTCGCCGAGGCGATGGGGTGTTCTCCGAGCCCTGCGAGTTCTTCATTCAACTTGTCAACGGGGGCATACCCCAGCCGGTGGCGTTACCGCGGATGGGATTGGATCAGTACTTAGCCCCAAAGCGCGTGACGTTCGGGAAGAAAGCATTCGAGGTACGCGGGGCCTCTGAGGATGAAACCCGCTTCGGCGCGATGTTGTCGATCAAGGAATATCCGCCCTATTCGGGAGCAGGAATGATCGACGGGCTTCTTCGGATACCGGCTGAACTGATTGTCACGCAATCGTTCTCGCTCGCGGATCGGGCGCCGGTGTTGTCGCTGGTCAAGAAGGTCGAGCGTCAAATCAGCGCCTCCGACGAGGCAGGAACGGAAGTCGAGGAAGCGATAGCGACTGCACGAAACGAGCTTCTGACGAACCGGACAGTGCTTGGTGAGCATCATTTAACCGTCCAATGTCTGGGTCGCTCGCTTAAGGAGTTGGATCGCTGTTTGCAGGCGGCGAACGAAGAATTGCAGAGCATGGGTACGATCGTCGTTCGCGAGGACATGAATGGGGAACCCTGCTTCTGGGCGCAGCTCCCAGGCAATTTTGGCTATATCGCACGTAGGGCGCTGATCTCGTCCCGAAATTTCTGCGGGTTCGCAAGCCTGCATAATTTCGCGGTCGGGAAGGCGGACGGAAATCGTTGGGGTCCGGCGATTGCGATTTTGGAGACGACGAGCCAGACGCCTTACTACTTCAATTTTCATAGGCGGCAGGTCGGGTCGTTCACCGTCGTAGGTCCTACGGGCTCGGGTAAAACCGTCGCGCTCGGGTTTTTGCTGTGCGAGGCCATGCGTATTTCGCCGCGCCCGCGCGTGGCGTTCTTTGATAAGGATCGGGGCGCAGACCCGCTCATTCGAGCATTGGGCGGCCGGTATGAAGCGCTGATCCCCGGGCGTCCAACGGGGTTCAATCCGCTGCACGTTCCAGATACTCCCGTGGATAGGGCCTTCCTAAACGCGCTCCTACAATTTCTTGTGAGGCCGCGCGACGGGGGCGATTTGAGCGCGGAACAGCAAAAGATCGTAGAAAGCGCGGTCGAACAGGTTTTTGAGATACCGGTTCGTGAGCGGCGGTTCGATGAAGTGCCGGACCTGCTCCGAGGTCGCGAGCGGGCGAGCCACGATGATCTGGCCTCGCGGTTTCAGGTGTGGCTCAAGAGCCGAGGGTGGCTTTTCAACAACGCCACTGATGTCTGGGACGCCTCGAGCGGCATATTCGGATTCGATATGACGCTCGTACTCGACGACGCGGACATAAGGACAGCGGCGCTCGCTTACATCTTTCACCGGATAGAGTCGATGATGGACGGAACACCGCTCATCATGGTCATCGACGAAGGGTGGAAAATTCTGGACGATCGGAAATTCGCGACGTTTTTGAACGACAAACTCAAGACAATCCGAAAGCTGAACGGCATTATCGGCTTTGGAACGCAGTCGGCGCGAGACATTGTAACGGCGGAGAAGGGACACACTGTGCTCGAACAAACGCTGACGAACCTATTTTTCCCCAACCCAAGAGCCGATGAAGAAAGTCATCGGGTTCGGTTTGGCCTCTCCCACCAAGAATTTAAGTGGGTGAAGGACACATCTCCCGAGTCCCGCCAGTTTCTCATTAAGCACGACCACGATTCTGTGATCGCAAAGCTCGATCTGTCTTCGATGCAGGATTTCGTGAAAGTGCTGTCAGGGAACGTCGAGACCGTCGCGGAATGCGAGGAATTGAGAGAACGGCTCGGGGATGCGCCCGAGAAATGGCTTCCTGTGTTCTGCGGTTGGGAGAAGGAGAGTCGCCATGCGCGGTAA
- the virB10 gene encoding type IV secretion system protein VirB10: MPNDDFELEGRLAETVTRRGANPNLMVGAAALGAAALFLGVAAYTSNAKKPKKPPESAEVFNTAKMEPGISFDKPAPKEENKLTLPPATPVAAPVSQGPVIVPADQAVVDDSAAREAAELEKRRREEEARRLARLRSPMLIVDQKDASAAAAEGGTVRVQAQDEEKDENRRFQQNVAGQEVEVARARKNHRIDALVPQGTFIRASLETAIQSDLPGMVRAITSEDVYSFDGRRVLLPKGTMLTGEYRSAIARGQTRVFIVWTRVLRADGVSLMLGSNGADDLGRAGMAGEVDNHYFERFGSATLMTVVGGIAQMAGSIGQYMGGLNNQGQGYVLDPITGQLTALYNQNAQMLQYGAQIGGQTIARTLTQLAQEALKDSIGIKPTIYIDQGAKVIVFVKRDLDFSGLYQDPVKEALYELQHPNRDKGRRAGVAVGDATSLPAPGGGTYPRMVTKP, translated from the coding sequence ATGCCGAACGATGATTTCGAGCTCGAAGGCCGGCTTGCGGAAACAGTCACGCGACGCGGGGCAAATCCGAACTTGATGGTAGGGGCGGCGGCCTTGGGCGCCGCTGCACTTTTCCTCGGGGTAGCAGCTTACACTTCGAACGCGAAAAAGCCGAAGAAGCCGCCCGAGTCGGCGGAGGTATTTAACACGGCGAAGATGGAACCGGGTATCAGCTTCGATAAGCCCGCGCCGAAAGAGGAAAACAAGCTCACGCTGCCACCGGCAACACCCGTGGCCGCCCCGGTCTCCCAGGGGCCGGTAATCGTCCCAGCGGACCAGGCGGTGGTTGACGACTCAGCGGCGCGTGAAGCGGCAGAACTCGAGAAGCGTCGTAGGGAAGAAGAAGCGAGAAGGCTGGCGCGTTTGCGATCCCCGATGCTCATTGTGGATCAAAAGGACGCTTCGGCGGCGGCCGCCGAAGGCGGCACTGTGAGAGTCCAGGCGCAGGACGAAGAAAAAGACGAAAATCGACGGTTTCAGCAAAACGTCGCCGGTCAAGAGGTCGAGGTCGCGCGGGCGCGTAAGAACCATCGTATTGATGCGCTGGTGCCGCAAGGGACGTTTATTCGGGCGTCTCTGGAAACGGCCATCCAAAGCGATTTGCCCGGCATGGTCCGCGCGATCACGAGCGAGGACGTGTATTCCTTTGACGGCCGGCGTGTGTTGCTCCCGAAGGGGACAATGTTGACGGGCGAATATCGCTCGGCAATCGCGCGAGGGCAAACGCGCGTCTTCATCGTGTGGACACGCGTTCTCCGGGCGGATGGGGTTTCGCTCATGCTCGGATCGAACGGCGCCGATGATCTGGGACGTGCCGGGATGGCAGGCGAGGTCGACAACCATTACTTCGAACGCTTCGGGTCAGCGACGCTTATGACCGTCGTGGGTGGTATCGCCCAAATGGCGGGCTCAATCGGCCAATACATGGGCGGCTTGAACAATCAGGGTCAGGGTTATGTGCTTGATCCCATCACTGGGCAACTGACGGCGCTCTACAATCAAAATGCTCAAATGCTTCAATATGGCGCTCAAATTGGCGGGCAAACGATAGCGCGGACCCTCACGCAACTGGCGCAAGAGGCGCTTAAAGACTCGATCGGGATCAAGCCGACGATCTACATAGATCAGGGCGCTAAGGTCATCGTGTTCGTGAAGCGAGACTTGGATTTTTCGGGTCTGTACCAGGACCCTGTGAAAGAGGCGCTCTATGAATTACAACATCCCAATCGGGACAAAGGACGACGCGCGGGAGTCGCTGTGGGTGACGCTACCTCGCTACCTGCGCCAGGCGGCGGAACCTATCCGCGAATGGTTACAAAACCCTGA
- a CDS encoding lytic transglycosylase domain-containing protein, whose translation MKLTYFSCVCACLILSPAAAIADKAPRKVVRAIDPGQCMPGPDSETIRGLVKGEASQQGVDVKLALAIVEAESSSGVNLNSERGARGPMQVIPETAVRYGVTNLCNPNENIRAGVSYLKDLSDEFNANVLLVAAAYNAGPERVYEARGVPAISETVRFVASVTNAYWGFGTHVSRKGGRVKTASAAIAPTDGAGKDAGGLTWIGGSVLYVEEGVKNDEK comes from the coding sequence ATGAAGCTCACTTATTTTTCGTGCGTTTGTGCCTGTTTGATTCTGTCCCCGGCCGCTGCGATCGCTGACAAAGCGCCTCGGAAGGTGGTTCGCGCAATTGATCCGGGCCAGTGTATGCCCGGCCCTGACTCCGAGACGATCCGCGGACTCGTGAAGGGCGAGGCGAGCCAACAGGGCGTGGATGTGAAACTCGCGCTCGCAATCGTTGAGGCAGAGTCGTCGAGCGGGGTGAATCTCAACTCGGAGCGCGGCGCTCGCGGGCCGATGCAGGTGATACCGGAGACGGCGGTTCGTTACGGGGTGACGAACCTTTGCAACCCCAACGAAAACATCCGCGCAGGGGTCTCCTATTTAAAGGACCTGTCCGACGAATTTAACGCGAACGTCCTGCTAGTGGCGGCGGCGTACAACGCGGGGCCGGAGCGCGTTTACGAGGCCCGAGGGGTGCCGGCGATCTCTGAAACGGTTCGCTTCGTCGCATCAGTGACCAATGCGTATTGGGGTTTCGGGACACATGTGTCTCGAAAGGGCGGTCGCGTCAAAACCGCGTCCGCAGCGATCGCGCCAACCGATGGCGCCGGAAAGGATGCGGGCGGCCTCACGTGGATTGGGGGGTCAGTCCTTTACGTCGAAGAAGGAGTTAAGAACGATGAAAAATAG
- a CDS encoding type IV secretion system protein VirB3, which produces MQLEEDTPPHLDPLVGGLTRPPMMLGVPFNLFVVEVCVIVMIMINAKNLLVFLLLIPIHGAAYALTVRDPRFLDVAIVKFTKCPITRNHTFWGGDSYSP; this is translated from the coding sequence ATGCAACTGGAGGAAGACACCCCTCCGCATCTCGATCCATTGGTGGGCGGCCTGACGAGGCCGCCCATGATGCTCGGCGTGCCGTTCAACCTGTTCGTCGTCGAAGTGTGCGTGATCGTGATGATAATGATTAACGCCAAGAATTTGTTGGTATTCTTGTTGTTGATCCCAATTCACGGCGCGGCTTACGCGTTGACGGTCCGAGACCCGCGTTTTCTCGACGTGGCGATCGTCAAATTCACCAAATGTCCGATCACGCGAAATCACACGTTTTGGGGCGGCGATTCCTATAGCCCATAA
- a CDS encoding virB8 family protein, translating to MQTNERQNGSDEDPVGKSYYRDGERWEQEVYRKVTLSRDVWRIVAVCLGAGVAVALGVLWELVPLKSTEVVVLEVDKTTGFTQVARPLEEGGPISERDAVTQAFIVRYIRARETYDPPALRDNFELASLLSCCAAAKELQELYSGSNPKNPVKLWGIQTRVSVYVKSVNFLTDQWKTDPRTPGTAAVRFETTRRGEHGDSVTEHWFANVRFRYTAEPLKNELRYDNPLGFQVIEYRKDQESVAPTVAGGVR from the coding sequence ATGCAAACCAATGAGCGACAGAACGGGTCTGACGAAGATCCGGTTGGGAAGTCTTACTATCGCGACGGCGAGCGGTGGGAGCAGGAAGTCTACCGGAAGGTAACGCTGTCACGCGACGTGTGGCGAATTGTGGCGGTATGCCTTGGCGCGGGAGTCGCCGTCGCTCTCGGCGTGCTCTGGGAGCTGGTCCCGTTGAAATCGACTGAGGTTGTCGTCCTCGAAGTCGATAAGACGACGGGCTTCACACAGGTCGCCCGGCCGCTCGAAGAAGGGGGACCGATCTCTGAACGCGATGCGGTGACGCAGGCTTTCATCGTGCGTTATATCCGGGCGCGCGAGACCTATGATCCGCCCGCGCTGCGAGACAATTTCGAGCTTGCCTCTTTGCTGTCGTGCTGTGCGGCGGCAAAAGAGTTGCAGGAGCTATATTCGGGTTCAAACCCGAAAAACCCTGTGAAACTTTGGGGTATTCAGACTCGCGTGAGCGTGTACGTCAAGTCTGTGAATTTCCTCACGGACCAATGGAAGACTGATCCACGGACGCCGGGGACCGCCGCGGTGCGGTTTGAAACGACGCGGCGCGGTGAGCATGGCGACAGCGTCACCGAGCATTGGTTCGCCAACGTCAGATTTCGTTACACGGCCGAGCCGCTCAAGAACGAGTTGCGATATGACAACCCGCTTGGCTTTCAGGTCATTGAATATCGCAAGGACCAAGAAAGCGTAGCGCCGACCGTCGCGGGAGGCGTCCGGTGA
- a CDS encoding TrbC/VirB2 family protein, with the protein MKNRKATAVALLAVVIACATVDVAAAQQFQPINNAVNSVLQFLTGTFATTSATLAVAAVGFLALTSRIPWFWAFAVVVGVALIFGSSQIVSTLQGGLGG; encoded by the coding sequence ATGAAAAATAGAAAAGCGACGGCTGTCGCTCTTTTGGCGGTCGTCATCGCTTGCGCTACCGTCGATGTTGCAGCGGCTCAGCAATTTCAGCCGATTAACAACGCCGTCAACTCCGTTCTGCAATTTCTAACAGGGACATTCGCTACCACGTCAGCGACGCTGGCTGTGGCGGCTGTTGGCTTCCTCGCGTTGACGTCGCGCATTCCGTGGTTTTGGGCGTTCGCCGTGGTTGTCGGCGTGGCGCTCATTTTCGGATCGTCGCAGATTGTGTCGACGCTCCAGGGCGGCCTCGGCGGCTGA